The following are encoded in a window of Sutcliffiella horikoshii genomic DNA:
- a CDS encoding magnesium chelatase domain-containing protein has translation MSINVTSIGLKGLEGYRIRVEVHVKEGMESIAIVGLPDAYVKESKERVSSALLHYMGFPLVEKK, from the coding sequence ATGTCTATAAACGTCACTAGTATCGGTTTAAAAGGATTGGAGGGGTATCGGATTCGTGTGGAAGTGCATGTGAAAGAAGGAATGGAATCCATTGCAATTGTTGGCTTACCCGACGCCTATGTAAAAGAGTCGAAAGAAAGAGTTTCATCCGCACTACTACATTATATGGGATTTCCTCTAGTAGAAAAGAAATAA
- the rfbB gene encoding dTDP-glucose 4,6-dehydratase, whose protein sequence is MARNKILVTGGAGFIGGNFVQYMVDKYPQYDIYNLDLLSYAGDLTKHKYIEAKDNYHFVKADIADREIIMSLFGKKEFDYVVHFAAESHVDRSISNPGIFVQTNVVGTQVLLDASRAVGVTKFVHVSTDEVYGELDFNPNTFFTEETPLQPNSPYSASKASSDLLVRAYNETYGLPVNITRCSNNYGPYHFPEKLIPLTISRVLNEQKVPVYGDGKNIRDWLHVIDHCAAIDLVLHEGINGEVYNVGGHNERTNLEVVKTIIKTLGKSEELIEFVKDRLGHDKRYAIDPTKLEKLGWRPTYTFDTGIAQTIQWYLDNQAWWEQILSGEYKNYFEKQYDLQ, encoded by the coding sequence GTGGCGCGAAATAAAATTCTTGTTACAGGTGGTGCCGGATTTATAGGCGGTAACTTTGTTCAATATATGGTGGACAAGTATCCTCAATATGATATTTATAATTTAGATTTATTATCATATGCCGGGGATTTAACAAAGCACAAATATATTGAAGCAAAAGACAATTATCACTTTGTTAAAGCGGACATTGCTGACCGTGAAATAATAATGTCACTTTTTGGTAAAAAGGAATTTGACTACGTTGTTCATTTTGCTGCAGAGAGCCATGTTGACCGTTCGATTTCAAATCCAGGAATCTTTGTGCAGACAAATGTAGTCGGAACACAAGTATTATTAGATGCTTCAAGAGCAGTTGGAGTTACTAAGTTTGTCCATGTTTCAACAGATGAAGTTTATGGTGAGTTAGATTTTAATCCTAACACATTCTTCACAGAAGAAACACCGCTACAACCAAATAGTCCTTATAGTGCCAGTAAAGCATCCTCAGATTTATTAGTACGTGCATATAATGAAACTTATGGATTGCCAGTAAATATTACACGTTGCTCAAATAACTATGGTCCATACCATTTTCCAGAAAAATTGATTCCTTTAACAATTTCACGTGTTCTAAATGAGCAAAAGGTACCTGTTTATGGAGATGGAAAAAACATTCGAGATTGGTTGCATGTAATTGATCATTGTGCAGCAATTGACTTAGTATTGCATGAAGGTATTAATGGTGAAGTATATAATGTAGGTGGACATAATGAACGGACAAATTTAGAAGTGGTTAAGACGATTATAAAAACTTTAGGTAAATCCGAAGAGTTAATTGAATTTGTAAAAGATCGACTGGGACATGATAAACGTTATGCAATAGACCCTACGAAATTAGAAAAATTGGGGTGGAGACCTACCTACACGTTTGATACCGGAATTGCTCAAACTATACAATGGTACCTAGATAATCAAGCATGGTGGGAGCAAATTTTAAGTGGTGAGTATAAAAATTATTTTGAGAAACAGTATGACTTGCAATAA
- the rfbD gene encoding dTDP-4-dehydrorhamnose reductase — MKVLVTGYTGQLGYDVVREGKKRGISMLGVGREDLDITNEAEVYQYVQKTNPDVIIHCAAYTAVDKAEDDKETCWNVNVLGTKFISTAAKKVNATLMYISTDYVFDGKGEELFSEIDKPDPVGYYGLTKYEGENVVRGLLEEYFIVRISWVFGINGNNFIKTMLRLSATHNKLNVVGDQYGSPTYTFDLARLLIDMIQTEKYGVYHAANEGFCSWAEFASEIFQQANKEVTVNSILTEEYPKRAVRPKNSRMSKQKLIDNGFEPLPKWQNALKHYLNELAER, encoded by the coding sequence ATGAAGGTTTTAGTAACGGGTTACACTGGCCAACTTGGTTATGATGTTGTACGAGAAGGTAAAAAACGTGGAATTAGTATGTTAGGAGTTGGTAGAGAAGACTTAGACATTACTAATGAAGCAGAAGTATATCAATATGTACAAAAAACCAATCCTGACGTAATCATTCATTGCGCTGCATATACAGCGGTTGATAAAGCTGAAGATGATAAAGAAACATGCTGGAATGTAAATGTATTAGGTACAAAATTTATATCTACTGCAGCTAAGAAAGTAAATGCAACGTTGATGTATATAAGTACTGATTATGTATTTGATGGTAAAGGCGAAGAACTCTTTTCAGAAATTGATAAGCCTGACCCGGTAGGCTACTATGGGTTAACGAAATATGAGGGAGAAAATGTTGTAAGAGGTTTACTAGAAGAGTATTTTATCGTTCGTATTTCGTGGGTATTCGGAATTAATGGAAATAATTTTATAAAAACCATGCTTAGATTATCTGCAACCCATAATAAATTAAATGTTGTAGGAGATCAATATGGTTCACCAACGTATACATTTGATTTAGCACGTTTATTAATTGATATGATTCAAACGGAAAAGTATGGTGTCTACCATGCAGCAAACGAGGGCTTTTGTTCATGGGCAGAGTTTGCTTCTGAAATCTTTCAGCAAGCAAATAAAGAAGTTACAGTAAACTCAATTTTAACAGAAGAATATCCAAAACGTGCTGTTAGACCAAAAAACTCACGAATGTCAAAGCAGAAGTTAATTGACAATGGATTTGAGCCATTACCAAAGTGGCAGAATGCATTAAAACATTATTTAAATGAATTAGCAGAGAGGTGA
- the rfbC gene encoding dTDP-4-dehydrorhamnose 3,5-epimerase produces the protein MNVIKTYLKEVLVIEPTVFGDRRGWFMETFSEARFLEAGLELNFIQDNQSFSTAKGTLRGLHYQLNPKAQTKLIRCTKGAIFDVAVDIRKNSPSFGEWFGIELTEENKKQLLVPKGFAHAFITLTDNVEVQYKVDELYSPENDRGIIWNDPDIGIEWPIDINPILSEKDQKAPLLEDAENNFNYGE, from the coding sequence ATGAACGTTATTAAAACTTATTTAAAAGAGGTTTTGGTTATTGAACCAACAGTGTTTGGTGATCGTAGAGGTTGGTTTATGGAAACGTTTAGTGAGGCTAGGTTCTTGGAAGCTGGATTAGAATTAAACTTTATCCAAGATAATCAATCTTTTTCTACAGCTAAAGGGACATTAAGAGGATTGCATTATCAGTTAAACCCTAAAGCGCAGACAAAGTTAATACGTTGCACAAAGGGTGCTATTTTTGATGTGGCTGTTGATATCAGAAAAAATAGTCCTTCTTTTGGCGAATGGTTTGGAATTGAATTAACTGAAGAAAATAAAAAACAATTATTAGTACCAAAAGGTTTTGCGCATGCTTTTATAACTTTAACTGATAATGTTGAGGTGCAGTATAAGGTGGATGAACTTTACTCACCAGAAAACGATCGTGGTATTATTTGGAATGATCCTGATATTGGTATTGAGTGGCCAATTGATATAAACCCTATTCTTTCAGAAAAAGACCAAAAAGCCCCTCTTTTAGAAGATGCTGAAAATAATTTTAATTATGGAGAGTAG
- the rfbA gene encoding glucose-1-phosphate thymidylyltransferase RfbA: MKGIILAGGSGTRLYPLTMVTSKQLLPIYDKPMIYYPLSTLMLAGIREILIISTPEDTPRFESLLKDGSQFGVNIQYKIQPSPDGLAQAFIIGKDFIGADSVAMILGDNIYYGSGMRKILQRAANKESGATVFGYHVQDPERFGVVEFDSEGKVISVEEKPKFPKSNYAITGLYFYDNRVVEIAKGIRPSERGELEITSINEIYLNTGDLEVELLGRGYTWLDTGTHQSLVAATNFVKTVEEHQGVKIAAPEEIAYINGWIGKEELIKSGELFSKTAYGQYLLKVAKGEIKY, translated from the coding sequence ATGAAAGGAATAATTTTAGCGGGTGGAAGTGGAACACGTTTATATCCTTTAACGATGGTAACTAGTAAACAATTATTACCTATTTATGATAAGCCGATGATTTACTATCCACTATCTACTCTGATGCTTGCAGGAATTCGTGAAATTTTAATCATTTCGACCCCAGAAGACACACCTCGTTTTGAGTCATTATTAAAAGATGGTTCTCAATTTGGTGTAAATATTCAATATAAGATCCAGCCTAGCCCAGATGGTTTAGCTCAGGCATTTATAATTGGTAAGGATTTTATTGGTGCTGATTCTGTTGCTATGATTCTTGGTGATAACATTTACTATGGAAGTGGAATGAGAAAAATCCTCCAACGTGCCGCAAACAAAGAATCTGGGGCAACTGTGTTTGGCTATCATGTACAAGACCCAGAAAGATTCGGAGTTGTAGAATTTGATTCAGAAGGAAAAGTAATTAGTGTAGAAGAAAAACCTAAGTTTCCCAAATCAAATTATGCCATTACAGGTCTTTACTTTTATGATAACCGTGTTGTAGAGATTGCCAAAGGAATTAGGCCTTCTGAACGTGGTGAATTAGAAATTACATCTATTAATGAAATATATCTAAATACTGGAGATCTAGAAGTTGAACTTTTAGGTCGAGGATATACTTGGCTGGATACAGGTACTCATCAAAGTTTAGTTGCAGCAACTAATTTTGTTAAGACTGTAGAAGAACATCAAGGAGTTAAAATTGCCGCACCTGAAGAAATTGCATATATTAATGGTTGGATTGGGAAGGAAGAGTTAATTAAATCTGGTGAATTATTTTCTAAAACTGCATATGGTCAATATTTATTAAAAGTTGCAAAAGGAGAAATTAAGTATTAA
- a CDS encoding polysaccharide pyruvyl transferase family protein, whose product MKEIAIVGAFDRYNYGDLLFPIIIENYIKKYRPELLQEYSLGYYGLISSDLSSVGGKKTDEIRNLIKRFKNSSDENVILISGGEVLPARWYQMYEHLSRNSLIHYIKKVIRKTIGKEILEAYVRRRLGVEGKFPWIFIKEDVGINSKIFYNTVGGSNISNFSSIELAYVKSNLRKIDYFSVRDNLTMSNFEDISPIMAPDSAIIMSTFFTEEVLKELINPKVKEYVEENSFICFQTNLTSSVGKEKIIASQLKRISQKSNLRILLLPIGFASGHDNQIALQKILTYINPFADLMVDLNIYDIMYLIAKSQFFAGTSLHGNITASSYAVPHIGLGKKIYKLDSFTKTWDIEDYEGNVEFEELYDTFIKYSKIPKMELETKRDYLITKSLQNFNQMFDKI is encoded by the coding sequence ATGAAAGAAATAGCCATTGTAGGAGCATTTGACAGATATAATTATGGTGATTTATTATTTCCAATAATTATTGAAAATTATATTAAAAAATATAGACCAGAGTTACTACAAGAATACTCACTTGGTTATTATGGATTAATAAGTAGTGACCTTAGTAGTGTGGGTGGTAAAAAAACAGATGAAATTAGAAACTTAATTAAAAGATTTAAAAATTCATCAGATGAAAATGTTATATTAATATCGGGTGGAGAGGTTTTACCAGCAAGATGGTATCAAATGTATGAACATTTATCTAGAAATAGTTTAATCCATTATATAAAAAAAGTTATTAGAAAAACTATTGGAAAAGAAATACTTGAAGCGTATGTTAGAAGACGACTTGGTGTAGAGGGGAAATTTCCTTGGATCTTCATTAAAGAAGATGTAGGTATTAATTCAAAGATTTTTTATAATACTGTAGGGGGCTCAAATATCTCTAATTTTTCCTCAATAGAATTAGCTTATGTTAAGTCCAACCTAAGAAAAATAGACTATTTTTCTGTAAGAGATAATTTAACCATGAGTAATTTTGAAGATATCTCACCCATAATGGCACCTGATTCTGCCATTATCATGTCTACATTCTTTACAGAAGAAGTATTGAAAGAACTAATTAACCCAAAGGTTAAAGAGTATGTTGAAGAAAACAGCTTTATTTGTTTTCAAACTAATTTAACTTCTAGTGTTGGAAAAGAAAAAATTATTGCAAGTCAATTAAAAAGAATTTCACAAAAAAGTAATTTACGGATATTACTTTTACCAATTGGCTTTGCTTCTGGCCACGATAACCAAATAGCACTACAAAAAATTCTTACTTATATAAATCCTTTTGCTGACTTAATGGTTGATCTGAATATTTATGATATCATGTATCTAATAGCAAAATCACAATTTTTTGCAGGTACGAGTTTACATGGTAACATCACAGCCTCTTCTTATGCGGTACCACATATTGGGTTAGGAAAAAAAATATATAAATTAGATTCTTTCACTAAAACTTGGGATATTGAAGATTATGAGGGTAATGTTGAGTTTGAAGAATTATATGATACTTTCATTAAATATTCTAAAATACCAAAAATGGAATTAGAAACTAAAAGGGATTATTTAATAACTAAATCTCTTCAAAACTTCAATCAGATGTTTGATAAAATCTAA